Proteins from a single region of Chryseobacterium sp. T16E-39:
- a CDS encoding DUF5977 domain-containing protein produces the protein MKFYFLFCLISVSLIKGQFNGEEGFYSPEFSKSPNSSEFKVYGGTNLNLSLGKPDINISLLSLKIDHINNLDVNINYDVALNKPDTYPSWTGLAWNLGVSGTITRNLSGMADESDPEAYYYKYGLLNSGDWNSLDKLKSFSSRFEYENNEKALNPDTFSFSVNGISGTFIKNHEGKWIVNSDTPNLSVTNTLKNNEFDMGSFIYSFIITDGFGNKYTFGNQYSAIEVYRSRKKNQNPKLAAETYKYVKNWHLTKIEYSTGKNVDFSYNKSTEPIYFRSSYSGYKQFTYGGYDISGCVKDLDKHNCFNLSSFEEGQFSYLDKINFDNVEIKFNRSLANSLEFTNENVYLIDGNEIKAPDSYYNSKHWYKLDNISYSANNKNVENIYFEYDENPGRRLKLKKIRIGEAVNNKYEFQYNNNLFPKFNSGSTDHWGYFNDKTFNFYAVNSTDINAIATAYQQAKEPNFKLHEILEKISYPTGGSTRFYYEPHEYIKVTNYNNDFYIGEVTPRRLAGGFRVNHMVDYGFSNVPIQRKFYYIKDFIGNNINSSGVLSNTTDYNHNQYVYREISPVGWPLNYTNGSHIVYSKVYEEKSNGGLTEYAFSNQDNGFIDQKADNTVMSTAQMQRITQGTNNYVWIGPYNEYFENNGTRVNSFSSLQKERMKILFKKEYTNTKTLLSETTYNYNSTPTRFSQYARIVEISGRPFGPVPMGWNAQGQALDNTCDVINASAYKLYFYNHYLDSETRKDYFDNGNVTTNTKYFYDNSNDDLLRKEETTYPDNKVISKTYQYANDAAINNQYLIGKNMVGIPLVTETTKIDNPTNKILTRWETVYPVSQADANINTGGMPLPKSVISHNLKDLNSPSPIPTTQVTYDLYDPKGNILQYTSKDGKPNTIIWGYNQTLPIAKIEGGTYSNIMSVLGVNGSPSGYTNLPIYIKSNEDIDVPSEQLLIEALDNFRKKPAFANYSITTYTYNPLIGVTSITPPTGIRENYSYDLANRLEKVVDYNGKLIKEYKYNNAPIRYSNNALSQTFYKNDCPSWKVGSSYEYKVPEYKYMSLISQADADQQAQNEINLNGQSAANANADCGFISCNFTPNYYVNANFVSIQQTAPNHISMILTYSANPPSGMTYLGGVSLGYIGSFCRPTTTKTLYSGSYRITITTDGYVVVNSNTGSVPPPNSPGGFSVEYDK, from the coding sequence ATGAAATTTTATTTTCTATTTTGTCTTATTTCAGTATCATTAATAAAAGGACAGTTTAATGGTGAGGAAGGCTTTTATAGTCCTGAATTTTCTAAAAGTCCAAACTCAAGTGAATTTAAAGTATATGGAGGAACTAATTTAAATCTTTCACTAGGTAAACCTGATATTAATATCAGCTTGCTTTCTTTAAAAATTGATCATATAAACAATCTTGATGTAAATATTAATTATGATGTTGCTCTGAATAAGCCCGATACTTACCCTTCATGGACGGGTTTAGCATGGAATTTAGGCGTTTCAGGAACTATAACAAGAAATTTAAGCGGTATGGCAGATGAGTCTGATCCAGAAGCTTATTATTATAAATATGGCCTTTTGAATTCAGGTGATTGGAATTCGTTAGATAAGCTAAAATCCTTTTCGTCTCGTTTTGAATATGAAAATAATGAAAAAGCCTTAAACCCTGATACTTTTAGTTTTTCTGTGAATGGAATATCAGGTACTTTTATTAAAAACCATGAAGGAAAATGGATTGTAAATTCGGATACACCTAACTTGTCCGTTACCAATACGTTAAAAAATAATGAGTTCGATATGGGTTCTTTCATATATTCCTTTATCATTACGGATGGTTTCGGAAACAAGTATACTTTTGGAAATCAATATTCGGCAATTGAGGTGTATAGAAGTAGAAAAAAGAATCAGAATCCAAAACTCGCCGCGGAAACTTATAAATATGTTAAAAATTGGCATTTAACTAAAATTGAGTATTCAACTGGGAAAAATGTTGATTTCAGCTATAATAAATCTACGGAACCTATTTATTTTAGAAGTTCATATTCGGGGTACAAACAATTTACATATGGTGGTTATGATATTAGTGGCTGCGTAAAGGATCTAGATAAACACAACTGTTTTAACCTTTCAAGTTTTGAAGAAGGGCAGTTTAGTTATTTGGATAAAATTAATTTTGATAATGTTGAGATAAAATTTAATAGATCTTTGGCAAATAGCCTTGAATTTACCAATGAGAATGTATACTTAATTGATGGAAATGAAATTAAAGCTCCAGATAGTTATTATAATTCTAAGCATTGGTATAAACTTGATAATATTTCCTACAGCGCAAACAATAAAAATGTTGAAAATATATACTTTGAGTACGATGAAAACCCTGGAAGGCGATTAAAATTAAAGAAAATAAGAATTGGTGAGGCAGTAAACAATAAATACGAATTCCAATATAATAATAACTTATTTCCAAAATTTAATAGTGGAAGTACCGATCATTGGGGTTATTTCAATGATAAGACATTTAATTTTTATGCAGTAAATTCTACAGATATTAATGCTATTGCGACAGCATACCAACAAGCAAAAGAACCGAATTTTAAGTTACACGAAATTTTGGAAAAAATCTCTTATCCAACTGGAGGAAGTACCCGTTTTTATTATGAACCTCATGAATATATAAAAGTAACTAATTATAATAATGATTTTTACATCGGTGAGGTTACCCCTAGAAGATTAGCCGGAGGATTCAGGGTTAATCATATGGTTGATTATGGTTTTTCAAACGTACCAATCCAAAGAAAGTTTTACTACATTAAGGATTTTATTGGCAATAATATAAATTCTAGCGGAGTATTGTCAAATACGACAGATTACAATCATAATCAATATGTTTATAGAGAAATTTCACCAGTAGGTTGGCCATTAAATTACACAAATGGGTCACATATTGTATATTCAAAAGTTTATGAAGAAAAAAGTAATGGTGGACTAACTGAATATGCATTCAGCAATCAAGATAATGGCTTTATTGATCAAAAAGCTGATAACACAGTAATGTCTACTGCGCAAATGCAAAGAATCACACAAGGAACCAATAATTATGTATGGATTGGCCCATATAATGAATATTTTGAAAATAATGGTACTAGAGTAAATTCTTTCAGCTCTCTCCAAAAAGAAAGGATGAAGATATTATTTAAAAAAGAGTATACGAACACTAAGACATTATTATCTGAAACAACGTATAATTATAATAGTACACCCACAAGATTTTCGCAATATGCGAGAATAGTCGAAATTAGTGGACGTCCTTTTGGCCCTGTCCCAATGGGGTGGAATGCACAAGGTCAAGCCTTAGATAACACCTGTGATGTCATTAATGCTTCGGCTTATAAACTTTACTTTTACAATCATTATTTAGATTCTGAGACGAGAAAAGATTATTTCGACAATGGAAACGTCACCACTAATACAAAGTATTTTTATGATAACTCTAATGATGACCTTCTAAGAAAAGAAGAAACGACCTATCCAGATAATAAAGTAATTTCTAAAACATATCAATATGCGAATGATGCTGCAATAAATAATCAGTATTTGATTGGCAAGAATATGGTGGGAATTCCATTGGTTACAGAGACAACAAAAATAGATAACCCTACAAATAAAATTCTAACGAGGTGGGAAACTGTTTATCCTGTTTCTCAAGCAGATGCTAATATAAATACTGGTGGTATGCCTCTGCCAAAATCGGTAATATCACATAATCTTAAAGATTTGAATAGTCCTTCTCCTATTCCAACAACACAAGTTACCTATGACTTATATGATCCGAAAGGTAATATTCTACAGTATACCAGTAAAGATGGTAAACCAAACACAATTATTTGGGGGTATAACCAAACTTTACCTATTGCTAAAATAGAAGGAGGAACATACAGCAACATCATGTCTGTTTTAGGTGTAAACGGTTCACCTTCAGGATATACAAATCTTCCTATTTACATAAAATCCAATGAAGATATTGATGTGCCTTCTGAGCAGTTGCTAATTGAGGCGCTGGATAATTTTAGAAAAAAACCTGCCTTTGCAAACTACAGCATAACAACGTATACTTATAATCCATTAATCGGGGTGACAAGCATAACTCCACCAACTGGAATAAGAGAAAACTACAGTTATGATTTGGCCAATCGGTTAGAGAAAGTTGTGGATTATAATGGAAAATTGATTAAAGAATATAAATATAATAATGCCCCTATAAGATATAGTAATAATGCGTTAAGCCAAACATTCTATAAAAATGACTGTCCAAGCTGGAAAGTCGGATCATCATATGAATATAAAGTTCCGGAATATAAATATATGTCTCTTATTAGTCAAGCAGATGCAGATCAACAAGCTCAAAATGAGATTAATTTAAATGGGCAAAGTGCAGCAAATGCAAATGCAGATTGCGGATTTATCAGTTGTAATTTCACCCCCAATTATTATGTAAATGCCAACTTTGTTTCAATACAACAAACAGCGCCTAATCATATTTCAATGATATTAACTTACAGTGCTAATCCACCGTCGGGAATGACATATTTAGGAGGTGTTTCATTAGGGTATATTGGTTCTTTCTGTAGACCTACAACTACTAAAACTCTTTATAGTGGAAGTTACAGAATTACAATTACTACAGACGGGTATGTTGTCGTAAATTCTAATACAGGATCTGTCCCACCACCTAATTCTCCAGGGGGATTCTCAGTTGAATATGATAAATAA
- a CDS encoding DUF6443 domain-containing protein — protein MKKIIIPIGALLFSSTTYAQLSTVENYVYSKTYLDYNGNTPTKSTETVQYYDGLGRPKQTVNIKTSPLEKDVVIPIVYDGYGKKTREYLPVPQQSTNAGAIYPQTSGDFPVGDPTSAYTNEKAFSEKILERSPLDRILQQKQVGIAWHDKPVQFGYDTNTTGDAVKKYTTVTNWENAATISTVSQTINYGAAQLYKNTVTDEDGNITIEFKNGEGQILLVRKVISATENADTYYVYNEFNQLAFVIPPKAAVVLDPNSVLSDLCYQYRYDSWNRMAEKKVPGKGWEYMIYDKQDRLVMSQDANMGLSRQWLFTKYDQFGRSVYTGIYISSQNYESAGRKAEQTIVDSKGSNNVERLSTTGFTNSGMDVYYSNDVNTSYPNSISKLLSVSYYDSYPVGTPTVPLQVLGQEVLSQDSQNSSMSTKSLPVASYIKNIEDDNWTKNYTYYDKKGRTISTYSINHLGGRTKVDSKLDFTGIVQQSITTHKRLDTGTDKVITENFTYDPQNRLLTRTHQVDSNPVEYLTQNTYNELSQVTNKKVGGITPFISLQDITYSYNIRGWMTKINNPKNLNGKLFGYEIKYNQVEGEQTPDPFDTSLQVLPKYNGNIAEVDWKTSTISNDYLRRYGYVYDKLNRLSAGFYEREDNPSAREYFEKMTYDLNGNIINLKRTGSLDGNTTSVLIDNLTYEYFNNNNSNRLNKITEGQQNLSGYPYEVTPSAIVYDDNGNMTINADKGYLDISYNYLNLPSTFLFKNGLSTRTGIIRENTSNLYRADGIKLRKTYNFAPFNPLGIITKLSSKVTEYLDSFQYESEMGGKSGVTTNLMLRFVPTAEGYYNFENNKYIYNYTDHLGNVRLSYFNNGNGIEVLEENNYYPFGMKHEGYNTLAGNPTYKYSYNGKELQTDSGMYDYGARMYMADIGRWGVIDPLSDKMRRHSPYNYAFDNPIRFIDPDGRAPKDDFRIYVDGRKELIRHTKDKFDRYYNQNGSKSIKVSKEFTKNFKQNVEWAPFRGYYPTETNIVLENPDISSKQIKNYYYFLAANTSKEWSFDKLSKEGIFGDTTLYLIRSQHRAEDANDHGVAADLARNKGYTWLETGHDHPMGTLMRESTTYENNWPSGFNRDGTLNSDSGDRKTYEQDKDVMPDKAWIFIPTQKHPNMIYYNDQRFWFPNQNKENVHQ, from the coding sequence ATGAAAAAAATAATAATTCCTATAGGTGCTTTACTCTTTTCAAGTACCACATATGCACAGCTAAGCACAGTAGAAAACTATGTCTATAGCAAAACTTATCTTGATTATAATGGCAATACTCCTACAAAAAGTACAGAAACCGTTCAGTATTATGATGGATTAGGCCGGCCAAAACAGACCGTCAATATCAAAACATCTCCTTTAGAGAAAGATGTCGTAATACCTATTGTATATGATGGATATGGAAAAAAAACCAGAGAATATCTACCTGTACCACAACAATCGACAAACGCCGGAGCGATCTATCCTCAAACTTCAGGAGACTTTCCAGTAGGTGATCCTACGTCAGCGTACACGAATGAAAAAGCTTTTTCAGAGAAAATATTGGAAAGATCTCCCTTAGACAGAATTTTACAACAAAAACAGGTCGGAATTGCTTGGCATGACAAACCTGTGCAGTTCGGTTATGACACCAATACTACAGGAGATGCCGTTAAAAAATATACCACTGTTACCAATTGGGAGAACGCAGCAACCATAAGTACTGTCAGCCAAACTATTAATTATGGAGCAGCGCAGCTGTATAAAAATACAGTCACCGATGAAGACGGCAATATAACAATAGAATTCAAAAATGGCGAAGGACAGATCTTATTGGTGAGAAAAGTAATCAGTGCTACAGAAAATGCAGATACATATTATGTTTATAATGAATTTAATCAACTTGCCTTTGTCATTCCACCAAAAGCTGCTGTTGTTTTAGATCCCAATTCTGTGCTAAGTGATCTTTGTTATCAATACCGTTATGACAGCTGGAATAGAATGGCCGAAAAAAAAGTTCCCGGCAAAGGATGGGAATATATGATTTACGATAAGCAAGACAGATTGGTAATGAGTCAAGACGCTAATATGGGATTATCTAGGCAATGGCTTTTTACAAAGTATGATCAATTTGGAAGAAGTGTTTATACAGGGATCTATATAAGTTCACAAAATTATGAGAGCGCCGGAAGAAAAGCCGAGCAAACTATTGTGGATTCAAAAGGAAGTAACAATGTAGAACGATTATCGACGACCGGATTTACAAATAGTGGTATGGACGTCTATTATAGTAATGATGTTAATACCAGTTATCCAAATTCTATTAGTAAATTATTAAGTGTTAGTTACTATGACTCATATCCTGTGGGAACTCCTACCGTTCCTTTACAGGTTTTAGGTCAGGAAGTTTTATCTCAAGATAGCCAAAACTCATCTATGAGTACCAAAAGTCTGCCTGTAGCTTCTTATATCAAAAATATTGAAGATGACAACTGGACAAAAAATTATACTTATTATGACAAAAAGGGGAGAACTATAAGTACTTATTCCATCAATCATTTAGGAGGACGCACTAAAGTTGACTCTAAGCTGGATTTTACGGGAATAGTTCAGCAATCGATAACAACTCACAAAAGATTAGATACTGGTACGGATAAAGTGATTACTGAAAACTTCACCTATGATCCTCAAAATAGGTTATTAACCCGCACCCATCAAGTTGACAGTAATCCCGTTGAATATTTGACTCAAAATACCTATAATGAACTTTCTCAAGTAACCAATAAAAAAGTTGGAGGAATTACACCTTTTATTTCTTTACAGGATATTACGTATAGTTATAATATCCGTGGTTGGATGACCAAGATCAATAACCCTAAAAACTTGAACGGAAAATTATTTGGTTACGAGATCAAGTATAATCAGGTGGAGGGTGAGCAAACGCCTGATCCTTTTGATACTAGCTTACAGGTACTGCCAAAATACAATGGAAATATTGCCGAGGTTGATTGGAAAACTTCAACAATCTCTAATGATTATTTAAGAAGATATGGCTACGTGTATGATAAACTTAACAGGTTATCAGCAGGGTTTTATGAAAGAGAAGATAATCCTTCTGCAAGAGAGTACTTTGAGAAAATGACATATGACCTAAACGGAAATATCATTAATTTGAAAAGAACAGGCTCTTTAGACGGGAACACAACTTCAGTATTGATTGACAATTTAACATATGAGTATTTTAACAATAATAATAGCAACAGGCTTAATAAGATAACGGAAGGGCAGCAAAATTTATCTGGTTACCCTTATGAAGTAACCCCTTCTGCCATTGTATATGACGACAATGGAAACATGACTATAAATGCAGATAAGGGATATCTCGATATAAGTTATAATTATCTCAATTTACCCAGTACCTTTTTATTTAAAAATGGGTTAAGTACACGAACAGGTATTATACGCGAAAACACTTCAAATCTTTATCGTGCTGATGGAATTAAATTAAGAAAGACCTATAACTTTGCTCCATTTAATCCTCTGGGAATAATTACTAAACTTTCGTCAAAAGTAACGGAGTATCTTGATAGTTTTCAATACGAGAGTGAGATGGGTGGAAAATCAGGAGTCACAACCAACTTAATGTTGAGATTTGTACCTACTGCAGAAGGATATTACAATTTTGAAAATAATAAGTATATTTACAATTATACAGACCATTTGGGAAATGTACGATTAAGTTATTTCAATAATGGTAATGGCATAGAAGTTCTTGAAGAAAACAATTACTATCCGTTTGGAATGAAGCATGAAGGATATAATACTTTGGCAGGAAATCCCACATATAAATACAGTTATAATGGAAAAGAATTGCAAACAGACTCTGGTATGTATGATTATGGTGCGAGGATGTATATGGCGGATATAGGTAGATGGGGAGTGATCGATCCATTGTCAGATAAGATGAGAAGACATTCTCCCTATAATTATGCATTTGATAATCCAATCAGATTTATTGATCCTGATGGAAGAGCACCGAAAGATGATTTTCGAATATATGTTGATGGACGAAAAGAACTTATAAGGCATACTAAAGATAAATTTGATCGTTATTACAATCAAAATGGATCAAAGTCGATTAAGGTTAGTAAGGAATTTACAAAAAACTTTAAGCAAAATGTTGAATGGGCCCCATTCAGAGGGTATTATCCAACAGAAACCAATATAGTTTTGGAAAATCCTGACATTTCCTCAAAACAAATTAAGAACTATTATTATTTCTTGGCTGCAAACACTAGTAAAGAATGGAGTTTTGATAAATTATCAAAAGAGGGAATATTTGGAGACACAACTCTTTACTTAATTCGTTCACAGCATCGCGCAGAGGATGCAAATGATCATGGTGTTGCAGCGGATTTGGCAAGAAATAAAGGATATACGTGGTTAGAAACTGGGCATGACCATCCTATGGGTACTCTCATGAGGGAGTCTACTACTTATGAAAATAATTGGCCGTCAGGATTTAATCGTGATGGAACTCTAAACTCTGATAGTGGTGACAGAAAGACTTATGAACAAGACAAAGATGTAATGCCTGATAAAGCTTGGATTTTTATACCAACTCAAAAACATCCAAATATGATTTATTATAATGACCAAAGGTTTTGGTTTCCAAATCAAAATAAGGAAAATGTTCATCAATAA